In Rhodamnia argentea isolate NSW1041297 chromosome 4, ASM2092103v1, whole genome shotgun sequence, the following proteins share a genomic window:
- the LOC115740603 gene encoding protein AUXIN RESPONSE 4, with amino-acid sequence MAIITEEAEDHHQHQEPKPKPKPAQKREVSRPQNPATTSQSSHTNPFVFWFYFTLAVSLITLFFVSLSSFSPQDPKSWFLSLPTNLRQHYSKGRTIKVQIYPNSSPVEVFAIENGPSSAENVLIVHGLGASSYSFSRVLQSLGSKDIHAIAIDLPGNGFSDKSVAVEEERENGVLERFWDVYSEIKEKGLFYAFDQIIETGQMPYQETEVPPLVSRTSVKALELGTEEVGKVLGQVIETMGLAPVHLVLHDSALAMSANWVLNNGGLVRSVTLVDTSVKPALPWWSFEVPVLRDAVLGVPFLHNKLISSYCVKRISSSDANAHGILMKGRGGGRAIAEIGKRLNHSFNVGEWGSSEGLISMPMQVLWSSGWSKEWREEGHRIAKALPRAKFVEHSGGRWPQEDAAEELAELIAKHVSSLPKSAQKVEDEPLPEHIQKMFNEARGEDRHHHHHHGHAQMGGYMDAYGMGHGWEG; translated from the exons ATGGCGATCATAACGGAGGAAGCAGAAGACCATCATCAGCATCAAgaaccgaaaccgaaaccgaaaccTGCGCAGAAACGGGAGGTAAGCCGACCCCAAAACCCCGCTACGACTTCACAATCTTCACACACAAATCCATTCGTTTTCTGGTTCTACTTCACTCTAGCCGTCTCTCTCATCACTCTCttcttcgtctctctctcttccttctccccACAAGACCCCAAATCCTGGTTCCTCAGCCTCCCCACTAACCTTCGCCAACATTACTCCAAGGGCCGTACCATCAAAGTCCAGATATACCCAAATTCTAGTCCTGTTGAAGTGTTTGCGATCGAGAATGGGCCTAGCTCAGCCGAGAATGTGTTAATTGTTCATGGGTTGGGGGCGAGTTCTTATTCTTTTAGCAGAGTCCTGCAGTCTCTGGGCTCTAAAGATATCCATGCCATTGCAATTGACTTGCCTGGAAATGGGTTCTCCGATAAATCTGTCGCTGTTgaggaagagagggaaaatGGGGTTTTGGAGAGGTTTTGGGACGTGTACAGTGAGATTAAGGAAAAGGGTCTGTTCTATGCCTTTGATCAGATTATTGAAACTGGGCAAATGCCTTATCAAGAAACCGAAGTTCCACCGCTGGTGAGTAGAACGAGTGTTAAGGCACTCGAATTGGGCACGGAAGAGGTGGGTAAGGTGCTGGGGCAAGTGATCGAGACCATGGGGCTAGCTCCGGTTCATCTGGTTTTGCATGATTCGGCTCTGGCAATGAGTGCCAATTGGGTCTTGAATAATGGGGGGCTGGTGAGGAGTGTGACCCTGGTCGATACTTCAGTGAAACCGGCATTGCCGTGGTGGTCCTTCGAGGTTCCAGTGCTTCGTGATGCTGTCTTGGGTGTTCCTTTCTTGCATAATAAGTTGATCAGTTCATATTGTGTGAAAAGAATCAGTAGTTCTGATGCCAATGCGCATGGGATTCTGATGAAGGGAAGAGGTGGAGGAAGAGCTATTGCTGAGATCGGGAAGAGGTTGAATCATAGCTTCAATGTTGGAGAATGGGGTAGTTCAGAAGGGTTGATCTCCATGCCGATGCAAGTGCTTTGGTCCAGTGGTTGGTCCAAGGAGTGGAGGGAAGAGGGGCATCGGATTGCCAAAGCACTTCCACGAGCTAAATTTGTTGAACATTCTGGTGGTCGATGGCCTCAG GAAGACGCTGCGGAAGAATTGGCTGAACTCATTGCAAAGCATGTGTCCTCCTTGCCAAAATCTGCGCAGAAAGTTGAGGATGAGCCTTTACCTGAGCATATCCAGAAGATGTTCAACGAAGCACGAGGTGAGGAtcgtcaccatcaccatcatcatggTCATGCTCAAATGGGTGGATACATGGATGCTTATGGAATGGGTCATGGATGGGAAGGTTGA
- the LOC115740542 gene encoding uncharacterized protein LOC115740542 isoform X2, with the protein MPQDSRRSIGYRSFVTCDDPKGVVDCGAIRRSKTSSRKMEQSIERRSIIKQSNKSSARTTEREELVMRRTAEEFGGPTSFQLLEVSRGVQKLNKMIETWSKGLTFEGQCKDNIAKDLLKGALDLEESLAMLGKLQASTKYVARLKQKQENSEGAQGDEMGFGKRKSDLFEDRDRFLGLKKPQLLGDGSSENDVEELRKVIRESFARQNLLPSPVYGGEDYFHRRNTDSVSSMPSTSSSHSSTVRSDSLDFTNSSLPSATSWEKAKSPSVVAKLMGLEEFPFKLAKSPPRKMLEPHNSSLQERPVFNGVIPKMKKPENKVQNIDMAQSTLREIVDTMQLKRLLRSNISRKMKPLSQLFDECDSEECPVIDVPPIVLMMPISLPYSEAKENLSKRDGVSNPQSMLKMVKLKEEHASKPMDPTGGAQNCENLNTMEEEEDTSVTRPTQRGGEKKFKEDDRKSTKEKILGKSLKKTKRPAPASEQPLKKEAIGQRPSENEKEMKKEVSKSRSSPQSQDTTKVTSAKLVNPETEVNRKKNRSPQHGTNLKTKSKPVTHALPCNQDDLKRVQTQRTKQKPAREKKELRPSKMNDRECETNSVQIEAIFSHVDQQIMLQNENASDLEAGEDFSNGQNNSTLPTLQYERDAGSAAKACDHISQSEHEESYKRRCYVKAILLNDPSFVAHAQELFESAQCPTVLEGYEKSYSGSADERLYLDFARELIDHKSLQACQKSYFLLTTLQGTSRICISMDKLLEEICDGIDDLNDCCKFASAKLSVDGLYAVLKRDIWSKRMANGTWESGWRNGYSLHDAEQVVNDIENVLFSWLIEEAVEELSNLHCE; encoded by the exons ATGCCTCAAGACAGTCGGAGATCAATTGGGTATAGGTCCTTTGTCACATGCGATGATCCTAAGGGAGTTGTAGATTGTGGGGCAATCAGAAGATCCAAGACCAGTTCTCGCAAGATGGAGCAGAGTATCGAACGACGGAGCATAATAAAACAATCGAATAAGTCCTCGGCACGCACGACAGAGAGGGAAGAACTGGTCATGAGACGGACGGCGGAAGAATTCGGAGGACCAACCTCCTTTCAGCTGCTAGAGGTGTCCAGGGGAGTTCAGAAGCTGAATAAGATGATAGAAACATGGTCAAAGGGGCTAACCTTTGAGGGGCAGTGCAAAGATAACATTGCAAAAGACTTGTTGAAAGGAGCTCTTGATCTGGAGGAGTCTCTGGCGATGTTGGGGAAGCTGCAAGCGTCTACGAAATATGTGGCTCGGTTGAAGCAAAAACAAGAGAATTCTGAGGGTGCACAAGGAGATGAGATGGGGTTTGGGAAAAGGAAGTCTGACCTATTTGAAGATAGAGATCGATTCTTGGGATTAAAGAAGCCACAACTCTTGGGTGATGGATCTTCAGAAAATGATGTTGAAGAGCTCAGGAAAGTGATAAGAGAGAGCTTTGCTAGGCAAAATCTGCTGCCAAGCCCTGTGTATGGAGGGGAAGATTATTTTCATCGACGAAACACTGACTCGGTTTCTAGTATGCCGTCTACTAGCTCAAGCCATTCTTCGACAGTTCGTAGTGACAGCCTTGATTTCACTAATTCCTCACTTCCATCTGCGACGTCATGGGAAAAGGCAAAATCCCCGAGTGTCGTTGCCAAGCTCATGGGTTTGGAAGAGTTCCCTTTCAAATTAGCTAAGAGCCCTCCAAGGAAAATGTTGGAGCCCCATAATTCTTCTCTTCAGGAGAGGCCTGTTTTCAATGGAGTCATTCCGAAGATGAAGAAGCCTGAGAATAAAGTTCAAAACATTGATATGGCGCAGAGTACACTCAGAGAAATAGTTGATACCATGCAACTTAAAAGGCTTTTGAGAAGCAATATTTCTAGAAAGATGAAACCTCTTTCACAGCTTTTCGATGAATGCGATTCCGAGGAGTGCCCTGTAATTGATGTTCCTCCTATCGTGCTTATGATGCCTATCAGCTTACCGTACTCAGAAGCAAAGGAGAACCTTTCAAAGAGAGATGGAGTCTCAAACCCACAATCAATGCTCAAGATGGTGAAATTGAAAGAAGAACATGCTTCAAAACCAATGGATCCGACAGGAGGGGCTCAGAATTGTGAAAACTTGAATACcatggaagaagaggaagacacTTCAGTCACTAGGCCTACCCAGCGAGGAGGAGAAAAGAAGTTCAAGGAGGATGATAGAAAATCAACCaaggaaaaaatattaggaaaaagTTTGAAGAAGACGAAACGACCTGCCCCTGCAAGCGAGCAACCACTCAAAAAAGAGGCAATTGGCCAGAGACCcagtgaaaatgaaaaggaaatgaagaaggagGTTTCGAAGTCTAGAAGTAGTCCACAGTCTCAGGATACTACCAAGGTCACCAGTGCAAAGCTTGTGAATCCTGAAACTGAAGTAAACAGAAAGAAGAATAGATCTCCTCAACATGGTACTAACTTGAAGACCAAATCAAAACCTGTTACACATGCTTTGCCTTGTAACCAGGATGATCTAAAAAGGGTTCAGACTCAGAGGACAAAGCAAAAGCCGGCGAGGGAGAAGAAAGAGCTCAGACCATCCAAG ATGAATGACAGAGAATGT GAAACTAACTCTGTTCAGATTGAGGCTATCTTTAGCCATGTGGATCAACAAATTATGCTGCAGAACGAAAATGCCTCGGATCTAGAGGCTGGAG AGGATTTCAGCAATGGCCAGAATAACAGTACGCTTCCAACCCTCCAATACGAAAGAGACGCTGGTTCAGCTGCAAAAGCCTGTGATCACATCTCGCAAAGTGAACATGAGGAGAGCTATAAAAGAAGATGCTACGTGAAAGCTATCCTATTGAACGACCCATCATTTGTTGCTCATGCACAGGAGCTCTTTGAATCCGCGCAATGTCCAACAGTCCTTGAGGGCTATGAGAAGTCCTATTCTGGATCGGCTGATGAGAGACTCTATTTGGATTTCGCGAGAGAACTCATTGACCACAAAAGCCTTCAGGCTTGCCAAAAGTCTTATTTCCTGTTAACAACCCTTCAAGGGACCTCCAGGATTTGCATTTCTATGGACAAGCTGTTGGAAGAGATTTGTGACGGAATCGACGATCTGAACGACTGTTGCAAGTTTGCCTCTGCTAAACTTTCCGTGGATGGCCTCTATGCAGTGCTTAAGAGAGATATATGGAGCAAACGCATGGCAAACGGAACATGGGAATCGGGATGGAGGAACGGGTACTCTTTGCATGATGCCGAACAGGTTGTTAACGACATTGAAAATGTTCTTTTCAGTTGGTTGATCGAGGAAGCGGTCGAAGAGCTCAGCAATCTACATTGCGAGTGA
- the LOC115740542 gene encoding uncharacterized protein LOC115740542 isoform X1, with translation MPQDSRRSIGYRSFVTCDDPKGVVDCGAIRRSKTSSRKMEQSIERRSIIKQSNKSSARTTEREELVMRRTAEEFGGPTSFQLLEVSRGVQKLNKMIETWSKGLTFEGQCKDNIAKDLLKGALDLEESLAMLGKLQASTKYVARLKQKQENSEGAQGDEMGFGKRKSDLFEDRDRFLGLKKPQLLGDGSSENDVEELRKVIRESFARQNLLPSPVYGGEDYFHRRNTDSVSSMPSTSSSHSSTVRSDSLDFTNSSLPSATSWEKAKSPSVVAKLMGLEEFPFKLAKSPPRKMLEPHNSSLQERPVFNGVIPKMKKPENKVQNIDMAQSTLREIVDTMQLKRLLRSNISRKMKPLSQLFDECDSEECPVIDVPPIVLMMPISLPYSEAKENLSKRDGVSNPQSMLKMVKLKEEHASKPMDPTGGAQNCENLNTMEEEEDTSVTRPTQRGGEKKFKEDDRKSTKEKILGKSLKKTKRPAPASEQPLKKEAIGQRPSENEKEMKKEVSKSRSSPQSQDTTKVTSAKLVNPETEVNRKKNRSPQHGTNLKTKSKPVTHALPCNQDDLKRVQTQRTKQKPAREKKELRPSKMNDRECKDHGGKTDLSTETNSVQIEAIFSHVDQQIMLQNENASDLEAGEDFSNGQNNSTLPTLQYERDAGSAAKACDHISQSEHEESYKRRCYVKAILLNDPSFVAHAQELFESAQCPTVLEGYEKSYSGSADERLYLDFARELIDHKSLQACQKSYFLLTTLQGTSRICISMDKLLEEICDGIDDLNDCCKFASAKLSVDGLYAVLKRDIWSKRMANGTWESGWRNGYSLHDAEQVVNDIENVLFSWLIEEAVEELSNLHCE, from the exons ATGCCTCAAGACAGTCGGAGATCAATTGGGTATAGGTCCTTTGTCACATGCGATGATCCTAAGGGAGTTGTAGATTGTGGGGCAATCAGAAGATCCAAGACCAGTTCTCGCAAGATGGAGCAGAGTATCGAACGACGGAGCATAATAAAACAATCGAATAAGTCCTCGGCACGCACGACAGAGAGGGAAGAACTGGTCATGAGACGGACGGCGGAAGAATTCGGAGGACCAACCTCCTTTCAGCTGCTAGAGGTGTCCAGGGGAGTTCAGAAGCTGAATAAGATGATAGAAACATGGTCAAAGGGGCTAACCTTTGAGGGGCAGTGCAAAGATAACATTGCAAAAGACTTGTTGAAAGGAGCTCTTGATCTGGAGGAGTCTCTGGCGATGTTGGGGAAGCTGCAAGCGTCTACGAAATATGTGGCTCGGTTGAAGCAAAAACAAGAGAATTCTGAGGGTGCACAAGGAGATGAGATGGGGTTTGGGAAAAGGAAGTCTGACCTATTTGAAGATAGAGATCGATTCTTGGGATTAAAGAAGCCACAACTCTTGGGTGATGGATCTTCAGAAAATGATGTTGAAGAGCTCAGGAAAGTGATAAGAGAGAGCTTTGCTAGGCAAAATCTGCTGCCAAGCCCTGTGTATGGAGGGGAAGATTATTTTCATCGACGAAACACTGACTCGGTTTCTAGTATGCCGTCTACTAGCTCAAGCCATTCTTCGACAGTTCGTAGTGACAGCCTTGATTTCACTAATTCCTCACTTCCATCTGCGACGTCATGGGAAAAGGCAAAATCCCCGAGTGTCGTTGCCAAGCTCATGGGTTTGGAAGAGTTCCCTTTCAAATTAGCTAAGAGCCCTCCAAGGAAAATGTTGGAGCCCCATAATTCTTCTCTTCAGGAGAGGCCTGTTTTCAATGGAGTCATTCCGAAGATGAAGAAGCCTGAGAATAAAGTTCAAAACATTGATATGGCGCAGAGTACACTCAGAGAAATAGTTGATACCATGCAACTTAAAAGGCTTTTGAGAAGCAATATTTCTAGAAAGATGAAACCTCTTTCACAGCTTTTCGATGAATGCGATTCCGAGGAGTGCCCTGTAATTGATGTTCCTCCTATCGTGCTTATGATGCCTATCAGCTTACCGTACTCAGAAGCAAAGGAGAACCTTTCAAAGAGAGATGGAGTCTCAAACCCACAATCAATGCTCAAGATGGTGAAATTGAAAGAAGAACATGCTTCAAAACCAATGGATCCGACAGGAGGGGCTCAGAATTGTGAAAACTTGAATACcatggaagaagaggaagacacTTCAGTCACTAGGCCTACCCAGCGAGGAGGAGAAAAGAAGTTCAAGGAGGATGATAGAAAATCAACCaaggaaaaaatattaggaaaaagTTTGAAGAAGACGAAACGACCTGCCCCTGCAAGCGAGCAACCACTCAAAAAAGAGGCAATTGGCCAGAGACCcagtgaaaatgaaaaggaaatgaagaaggagGTTTCGAAGTCTAGAAGTAGTCCACAGTCTCAGGATACTACCAAGGTCACCAGTGCAAAGCTTGTGAATCCTGAAACTGAAGTAAACAGAAAGAAGAATAGATCTCCTCAACATGGTACTAACTTGAAGACCAAATCAAAACCTGTTACACATGCTTTGCCTTGTAACCAGGATGATCTAAAAAGGGTTCAGACTCAGAGGACAAAGCAAAAGCCGGCGAGGGAGAAGAAAGAGCTCAGACCATCCAAG ATGAATGACAGAGAATGTAAAGACCACGGAGGGAAGACTGATCTTAGCACCGAAACTAACTCTGTTCAGATTGAGGCTATCTTTAGCCATGTGGATCAACAAATTATGCTGCAGAACGAAAATGCCTCGGATCTAGAGGCTGGAG AGGATTTCAGCAATGGCCAGAATAACAGTACGCTTCCAACCCTCCAATACGAAAGAGACGCTGGTTCAGCTGCAAAAGCCTGTGATCACATCTCGCAAAGTGAACATGAGGAGAGCTATAAAAGAAGATGCTACGTGAAAGCTATCCTATTGAACGACCCATCATTTGTTGCTCATGCACAGGAGCTCTTTGAATCCGCGCAATGTCCAACAGTCCTTGAGGGCTATGAGAAGTCCTATTCTGGATCGGCTGATGAGAGACTCTATTTGGATTTCGCGAGAGAACTCATTGACCACAAAAGCCTTCAGGCTTGCCAAAAGTCTTATTTCCTGTTAACAACCCTTCAAGGGACCTCCAGGATTTGCATTTCTATGGACAAGCTGTTGGAAGAGATTTGTGACGGAATCGACGATCTGAACGACTGTTGCAAGTTTGCCTCTGCTAAACTTTCCGTGGATGGCCTCTATGCAGTGCTTAAGAGAGATATATGGAGCAAACGCATGGCAAACGGAACATGGGAATCGGGATGGAGGAACGGGTACTCTTTGCATGATGCCGAACAGGTTGTTAACGACATTGAAAATGTTCTTTTCAGTTGGTTGATCGAGGAAGCGGTCGAAGAGCTCAGCAATCTACATTGCGAGTGA
- the LOC115740547 gene encoding dynein light chain LC6, flagellar outer arm-like, translating to MLEGKGMVKETDMPEKMRSQAMAAASRALDLFDVSDCISLAAHIKKEFDREYGSGWQCVVGSNFGCYFSHKQGTFIYFSLEKLNFLIFKGASS from the exons atgttggaAGGCAAAGGAATGGTGAAGGAGACAGACATGCCGGAGAAGATGCGGAGCCAGGCCATGGCTGCTGCCTCTCGAGCACTCGATCTCTTCGATGTCTCCGACTGCATCTCTCTAGCTGCACACATCAAGAAG GAGTTTGACAGGGAGTATGGGAGTGGATGGCAATGTGTGGTGGGCTCAAACTTTGGGTGTTACTTCTCTCACAAGCAGGGGACTTTCATTTACTTTTCCTTGGAGAAGCTCAATTTTCTCATCTTCAAAGGAGCCTCttcttaa
- the LOC115740546 gene encoding protein LIKE COV 1-like has protein sequence MGDEKSPIAMGSRERERDRELLIPVANTGSDESSSSKPSPSSSSLQQTGRETLYKVVRSWASKKFMTGCVILFPIIITFYVTWWFIHFVDSFFSPIYAQLGIDIFGLGFVTSITFIFLIGVFMSSWLGTSVLSLGEWFIKRMPFVRHIYSASKQISAAISPDQNTQAFKEVAIIRHPRIGEYAFGFITSCVVLQNYSGEEELCAVYVPTNHLYIGDIFLVNSRDIIRPNLSVREGIEIVVSGGMSMPQILSALDSRIMPVERSRPDRSQH, from the exons ATGGGCGACGAGAAATCGCCGATCGCCATGGGAAGTagggaaagggagagagatCGGGAGCTCCTTATTCCGGTGGCCAATACCGGGAGCGATGAGTCGTCCTCCTCGAAGCCCTCTCCTTCCTCTTCGTCTCTGCAGCAGACGGGCCGTGAG ACATTATACAAAGTTGTTAGGAGTTGGGCTtcaaaaaagtttatgactggaTG TGTCATCCTCTTTCCCATTATAATCACATTCTATGTGACATGGTGGTTCATACACTTTGTTGATAGCTTCTTCTCTCCAATATATGCACAACTTGGGATTGATATATTCG GTCTTGGATTTGTTACATCCATAACTTTCATCTTCTTGATTGGGGTGTTCATGTCATCATGGTTGGGTACGTCTGTCCTCAGCCTTGGAGAGTGGTTCATTAAACGGATGCCATTTGTTCGTCACATTTACAGTGCCTCCAAGCAAATTAGTGCTGCTATATCACCAG ATCAAAACACTCAAGCATTCAAAGAGGTGGCTATCATAAGACATCCTCGAATCGGTGAATATGCATTTGGATTCATCACTTCATGCGTTGTTTTGCAG AATTATTCTGGGGAGGAAGAGTTGTGCGCTGTTTATGTCCCCACGAATCATCTTTACATTGGCGATATTTTCCTCGTTAATTCCAGGGACATCATCAGACCAAATCTCTCTGTCCGTGAAGGGATTG AAATCGTCGTTTCTGGAGGAATGTCGATGCCTCAGATCCTCTCTGCGCTGGACTCGCGCATTATGCCAGTTGAAAGAAGTAGACCTGACAGAAGCCAGCACTAG